In Streptomyces sp. NBC_00569, a single genomic region encodes these proteins:
- a CDS encoding family 78 glycoside hydrolase catalytic domain: MSAAFPRRVRRRPALVTASVLTTLVTILPLAVTAQAAPAGIAPVTLRTQHLSQALGIDDTTPGLSWQLSGSGTDVIQQAYRVQAATSRALLTSGRPDLWDSGRVDSDAPSTTYAGKKLGSRAHVYWRVTVWSNTTNRPSRWSDTAVFETGLTNPQDWSAQWITNPDWKLSTRKVEPVVVRLPKTTARYVRLDVTKLGLPLADDFPNRSWRLQLGEIEVRDSAAPDTDLAQGAAVTASESNTLRKTWEPALAVDGMTNSALQTAAGYSSQAHFGADLSSSPITLTLDLKSARTFDQVVLYPRSDVLTDDGRVPNFPVDYTLSTGDAATGPFASAAKVTGQQPPKPYLPSSLPLFTKDFALGTKVRSARLHVAGLGIYTADVNGRPVGDAVLEPANTTFADRVQYATYDVTDLLRHGDNTIGVALGNGMSNVVSTADRYRKLYGNLSDPKLIAQLEVTLADGTVKRIASGADWRTVLGPTTSSNWYGGEDYDARREIPHWDQPHQERSAWSHAVTVDGPGTPGHPAQLSARETEPIRVEENLKGTEVSGAAPGSRIFDLGRNIAGWPEITLDAPAGTTVRIYPAESLKDGHAFQSISNVGAPLWDSYTARGAKSETWHPQFSYHGFRYLEIKGLPAGATVSVRGKALHTDNASAGDFKSSNDLVNGIHSITRNAIENNMMSVLTDCPSREKLGWLEQDQLVFPALAANYDMEAYLRKIVRDMADAQTTEGLVPSTVPEYTSLPGAYRNDSNWGGAFVLVPWQLYTTYGDTDTLRTYYPAMKRYAAFLKTQVSDGILDYGLGDWFTPDKSFPRAVAGTYGYWRVVDALSRIAGVLGDDADAASYRSEADASAQALTRKYYDAATGTFGGGGQGAEVLALDMGAVPDDQRQRLLDHLVGSIRDAGYHLNLGEISLPAAFRVLSGAGHDDIVYKIATQTTSPSYGYQVVHGNTALGESWDGGPGQSQDHFMLGAIDSWFTSRLAGIQQAPGAAGYQKLLVAPAVVGDLASASGSYTTPYGKVSTSWHRDGSAYRLRVTVPAGATAEVHVPVTSGAVRADRGARMLRTEGGTAVYEVGSGDWSFASVYTPAGD; encoded by the coding sequence GTGTCCGCAGCCTTCCCCCGACGTGTCCGGCGCCGCCCGGCCCTCGTCACCGCCTCCGTCCTGACCACACTGGTCACCATCCTGCCCCTGGCTGTGACCGCCCAGGCAGCACCCGCCGGCATCGCCCCCGTCACGCTGCGCACCCAGCACCTGAGCCAGGCACTCGGCATCGACGACACCACTCCTGGCCTGAGCTGGCAGCTCAGCGGAAGCGGCACGGACGTCATCCAGCAGGCGTACCGCGTCCAGGCGGCCACCAGCCGCGCTCTGCTCACCAGCGGCCGTCCCGACCTGTGGGACTCGGGCCGTGTCGACTCCGACGCGCCGAGCACGACCTACGCCGGCAAGAAGCTCGGATCGCGCGCCCATGTCTACTGGCGCGTGACGGTGTGGTCGAACACCACGAACCGCCCGTCCCGCTGGAGCGACACCGCCGTCTTCGAGACCGGACTGACGAACCCGCAGGACTGGTCCGCGCAGTGGATTACCAACCCCGACTGGAAGCTGAGCACCCGAAAGGTGGAGCCGGTCGTCGTCCGGCTGCCGAAGACCACCGCCCGCTACGTCCGGCTCGACGTCACCAAGCTCGGCCTGCCGCTGGCCGACGACTTCCCGAACCGGTCCTGGCGGCTGCAGTTGGGGGAGATCGAGGTGCGCGACTCCGCCGCGCCGGACACGGACCTCGCCCAGGGCGCGGCCGTCACCGCCTCGGAGTCCAACACCCTGCGCAAGACCTGGGAACCCGCTCTCGCCGTCGACGGGATGACCAACAGCGCCCTGCAGACCGCGGCCGGGTACTCCAGCCAGGCCCACTTTGGCGCCGACCTGTCGTCCTCGCCGATCACCCTCACCCTCGACCTCAAGTCCGCCCGGACCTTCGACCAGGTCGTGCTCTATCCGCGGTCCGACGTCCTCACCGACGATGGCCGCGTACCGAACTTCCCTGTCGACTACACCCTCTCCACCGGGGACGCGGCCACCGGGCCGTTCGCCTCCGCCGCGAAGGTCACGGGCCAGCAGCCCCCGAAGCCGTACCTGCCCTCCAGCCTCCCGCTGTTCACCAAGGACTTCGCGCTTGGCACGAAGGTGCGCAGCGCCCGTCTCCACGTGGCCGGGCTGGGCATCTACACGGCCGATGTCAACGGCCGGCCGGTCGGCGACGCCGTGCTGGAGCCCGCGAACACCACGTTCGCGGACCGTGTGCAGTACGCCACGTACGATGTCACCGACCTGCTGCGGCACGGCGACAACACCATCGGCGTCGCCCTCGGCAACGGCATGTCGAACGTGGTCAGCACCGCCGACCGGTACCGCAAGCTCTACGGGAACCTCAGCGACCCCAAGCTGATCGCTCAGCTGGAGGTGACCCTCGCCGACGGCACCGTCAAGCGCATCGCCAGTGGCGCGGACTGGCGTACGGTGCTGGGGCCGACCACGTCCTCGAACTGGTACGGGGGCGAGGACTACGACGCCCGCCGCGAGATACCGCACTGGGACCAGCCACACCAGGAGCGCTCGGCCTGGTCGCACGCGGTCACCGTGGACGGGCCCGGCACGCCCGGCCACCCGGCACAGCTCAGCGCCCGCGAGACCGAGCCGATCCGCGTCGAAGAGAACCTCAAGGGCACCGAGGTCTCCGGCGCCGCCCCGGGCAGCCGCATCTTCGACCTCGGCCGCAACATCGCCGGCTGGCCTGAGATCACACTGGACGCACCGGCCGGCACGACCGTGCGCATCTACCCCGCGGAAAGCCTCAAGGACGGCCACGCCTTCCAGTCCATCAGCAACGTGGGCGCCCCCCTGTGGGACAGCTACACCGCACGCGGCGCAAAGAGCGAGACCTGGCACCCGCAGTTCTCCTACCACGGCTTCCGCTACCTGGAGATCAAGGGCCTGCCGGCCGGAGCCACCGTCTCCGTGCGCGGAAAGGCACTGCACACCGACAACGCTTCCGCGGGTGACTTCAAGAGCTCCAACGACCTGGTCAACGGCATCCACTCGATCACCCGCAACGCCATCGAGAACAACATGATGAGCGTGCTCACCGACTGCCCGAGCCGGGAGAAGCTCGGCTGGCTGGAGCAGGACCAGCTCGTCTTCCCGGCCCTGGCCGCCAACTACGACATGGAGGCCTACCTGCGCAAGATCGTGCGGGACATGGCCGACGCACAGACCACCGAGGGCCTGGTCCCGAGCACCGTGCCGGAATACACCAGCCTGCCGGGCGCCTACCGCAACGACTCCAACTGGGGCGGCGCCTTCGTCCTCGTGCCCTGGCAGCTCTACACCACGTACGGAGACACCGACACGCTGCGCACCTACTACCCGGCCATGAAGAGGTACGCGGCGTTCCTGAAGACCCAGGTCTCCGACGGCATCCTCGACTACGGGCTCGGCGACTGGTTCACCCCCGACAAGTCCTTCCCGCGTGCGGTCGCGGGCACCTACGGCTACTGGCGGGTGGTGGACGCGCTCAGCCGGATCGCCGGCGTGCTCGGTGACGACGCCGACGCGGCGTCCTACCGCAGCGAGGCCGACGCGAGCGCCCAGGCGCTCACCCGGAAGTACTACGACGCGGCGACGGGGACCTTCGGCGGCGGCGGCCAGGGCGCCGAGGTCCTCGCCCTCGACATGGGTGCGGTCCCCGACGACCAGCGGCAGCGGCTCCTCGACCACCTCGTCGGCAGCATCCGGGACGCGGGCTACCACCTGAACCTCGGTGAGATCTCACTGCCGGCGGCGTTCCGGGTGCTGTCCGGGGCGGGCCACGACGACATCGTGTACAAGATCGCCACGCAGACCACCAGCCCCAGCTACGGCTATCAGGTGGTGCACGGCAACACGGCGCTCGGCGAGTCCTGGGACGGCGGCCCCGGCCAGTCACAGGACCACTTCATGCTCGGCGCGATCGACTCGTGGTTCACCAGCCGCCTCGCCGGGATCCAGCAGGCGCCCGGCGCGGCCGGCTACCAAAAGCTGCTCGTCGCGCCGGCCGTCGTAGGGGACCTGGCCTCCGCTTCCGGCTCCTACACGACGCCGTACGGCAAGGTCTCCACCTCCTGGCACCGCGACGGCTCGGCCTACCGCTTGCGGGTGACCGTGCCGGCGGGGGCCACGGCGGAGGTCCACGTGCCGGTCACCTCAGGGGCCGTCCGGGCCGACCGGGGCGCCCGCATGCTGCGCACCGAGGGCGGCACGGCGGTGTACGAGGTCGGCTCCGGCGACTGGTCCTTCGCCTCCGTCTACACCCCGGCCGGGGACTGA
- a CDS encoding beta-L-arabinofuranosidase domain-containing protein — translation MNASHHPARPNRRHVIAAAGASAIALSLGAPAGATARPADRGRPVPAGTVPPRLTPLPLSSVTLLNSPFRENMRRTCAYLLFVDPDRLLHTFRLNAGLPSSAEPCGGWEDPAVQLRGHSTGHLLSGLAQAHANTGDDAYAAKGRIIVDALAACQAASPAARYTPGYLSAFPEQVFDQLEAGGRPWAPYYTIHKIMAGLLDQYLLSGNYQALDVVRSMAAWVETRTSRLTVSQMQTLVLRVEFGGMNEVLSNLYLVTGDPAHLRTARRFDHEDLYGPLAAGRDELDGRHANTEIAKIVGAAREYEATGEQRYRDIAAYFWDTVVHHHSYAIGGNSSQEFFGPPGEIVSRLSEVTCENCNSYNMLKLGRQLFLHDPGNAVYMDHYEWTLYNQMLGEQDPDAEHGFVTYYTGLWAGSQRQVKGGLGTAPGSYSSDYDNFSCDHGTGMETHTKFADSIYFRSADALWVNLFIPSQVTWAERGVTLRQETRYPDADTTRLTVTSGGGRFTLKVRIPGWLADHRSHARVRVNGRPAGAHCKPGTYLALTRNWRSGDVVEVALPMEPVWRPAPDNPQVRSLSHGPVVLAGTYGSTVSPTIPHIDPASVRRLPRSSTAFTATADGAQVSLLPFHRIQHQHYNVYWAVSPKAGRERELAHYAFDEGHGSTTADSQRSFPDGELAAGAGWTAGRTGAAIALDSVAGGHVVLPPGLLTGLEELTVSAWVRVDSLSNSARVFDLGYHKDTYLFLAVRTGTGKARAALKIAGMEAEDFIDASDALPQGRWTHVALTVGDGTGVLYVDGVESGRNDAMVSSPLLLGTTTHNYLGRSQNSKHPYLQGAIDSFRVHNRALSATDVAALFRADA, via the coding sequence ATGAACGCATCGCACCATCCGGCACGCCCCAACCGCCGCCACGTCATCGCCGCCGCCGGAGCCTCCGCCATCGCGCTGAGCCTGGGCGCCCCCGCCGGGGCCACGGCCCGCCCCGCCGACCGTGGCCGCCCGGTCCCCGCCGGCACGGTCCCGCCGCGGCTCACCCCGCTCCCCCTGTCATCCGTCACGCTCCTGAACAGCCCCTTCCGCGAGAACATGCGGCGCACCTGCGCGTATCTGCTGTTCGTCGATCCGGATCGCCTGCTGCACACCTTCCGTCTCAACGCCGGCCTGCCGTCGTCCGCCGAACCCTGCGGCGGGTGGGAGGACCCGGCGGTCCAACTGCGCGGTCACAGCACCGGCCATCTGCTCTCCGGGCTGGCCCAGGCCCACGCCAACACCGGGGACGACGCCTACGCCGCCAAGGGGCGGATCATCGTCGACGCCCTCGCGGCCTGCCAGGCCGCCTCCCCCGCCGCCCGCTACACGCCCGGATACCTCTCCGCCTTCCCTGAGCAGGTCTTCGACCAGCTGGAGGCCGGCGGCCGACCCTGGGCCCCGTACTACACGATCCACAAGATCATGGCCGGTCTGCTCGATCAGTATCTGCTCAGCGGCAACTACCAGGCCCTGGACGTGGTGCGTTCGATGGCCGCCTGGGTGGAGACCCGCACCTCGCGCCTGACAGTGAGCCAGATGCAGACGCTGGTCCTCCGGGTGGAGTTCGGCGGCATGAACGAGGTCCTGTCGAACCTGTACCTGGTCACCGGTGACCCGGCACATCTGCGCACCGCCCGTCGGTTCGACCACGAGGACCTGTACGGGCCGCTGGCCGCGGGCCGCGACGAACTGGACGGTCGCCACGCCAACACTGAGATCGCCAAGATCGTCGGCGCCGCGCGCGAGTACGAGGCCACCGGTGAGCAGCGCTACCGCGACATCGCCGCCTACTTCTGGGACACGGTTGTACATCACCACTCGTACGCCATCGGCGGCAACTCCAGTCAGGAGTTCTTCGGTCCTCCCGGCGAGATCGTCAGCCGTCTCTCCGAGGTGACCTGCGAGAACTGCAACTCCTACAACATGCTCAAGCTGGGCCGGCAGCTTTTCCTTCACGACCCGGGCAACGCCGTGTACATGGACCACTACGAGTGGACCCTGTACAACCAGATGCTCGGCGAGCAGGACCCCGACGCCGAGCACGGCTTCGTGACGTACTACACGGGTCTGTGGGCGGGCTCGCAGCGCCAGGTCAAGGGCGGGCTCGGGACCGCGCCCGGCAGTTACAGCAGCGACTACGACAACTTCTCCTGCGATCACGGCACGGGCATGGAGACCCACACCAAGTTCGCCGACAGCATCTACTTCCGCTCCGCGGACGCACTGTGGGTCAACCTGTTCATCCCGTCCCAGGTGACATGGGCCGAGCGAGGGGTGACGCTGCGCCAGGAGACCCGCTACCCCGACGCGGACACCACCAGGCTCACAGTCACCTCCGGAGGCGGCCGGTTCACCCTAAAGGTACGGATCCCCGGCTGGCTGGCCGACCATCGCTCTCACGCCCGGGTCCGGGTCAACGGGCGTCCGGCCGGCGCCCACTGCAAACCGGGTACGTACCTTGCGCTGACCAGGAACTGGCGCTCCGGAGACGTGGTCGAGGTGGCGCTGCCGATGGAGCCGGTCTGGCGTCCGGCGCCGGACAACCCGCAGGTGCGCTCCCTGTCCCACGGCCCGGTGGTCCTGGCCGGCACGTACGGCAGCACCGTGTCCCCGACCATCCCTCACATCGATCCCGCCTCAGTGCGGCGGCTGCCGCGGTCTTCGACGGCCTTCACCGCCACCGCCGATGGCGCCCAGGTGTCGCTGCTGCCCTTCCATCGGATCCAGCACCAGCACTACAACGTGTACTGGGCCGTCTCGCCCAAGGCCGGCCGCGAGCGCGAGCTCGCCCACTACGCCTTCGACGAGGGCCACGGAAGCACCACCGCGGACTCCCAGCGTTCCTTCCCAGACGGAGAGTTGGCCGCGGGCGCCGGCTGGACGGCGGGCCGTACCGGCGCCGCCATCGCCCTGGACAGCGTCGCCGGCGGCCACGTGGTCCTGCCGCCCGGTCTGCTCACCGGTCTGGAGGAGCTGACCGTCAGCGCCTGGGTGCGTGTCGACTCGCTCAGCAACTCCGCCCGGGTGTTCGACCTCGGCTACCACAAGGACACCTACCTCTTCCTCGCCGTGCGCACCGGCACCGGGAAGGCCCGCGCTGCCCTGAAGATCGCAGGTATGGAGGCCGAGGACTTCATCGACGCCTCCGATGCCCTGCCGCAGGGCCGTTGGACCCATGTTGCCCTGACCGTCGGCGACGGCACCGGCGTGCTGTACGTCGATGGCGTGGAGTCCGGGCGCAACGACGCGATGGTGAGCAGTCCGTTGCTGCTGGGCACCACCACGCACAACTACCTCGGCCGCTCGCAGAACTCCAAGCACCCGTACCTGCAGGGCGCCATCGACAGCTTCCGCGTCCACAACCGGGCTCTGTCCGCCACGGACGTCGCCGCGCTGTTCCGCGCGGACGCCTGA
- a CDS encoding alpha-L-rhamnosidase-related protein yields MAIHSTVGSVTDSSAVLSGKSTRLSGTGSAVTFDFGKDVSGLVTLHFAASDGPQRVGLAFNESSQYVGTTSDASTGGPRSRDGALYADVDGATTYTMPAKNLRGGFRYLTVFMDSAGSADLDGITAHFTAAPKMQDPRAYANYFYSSDDLLNRIWYAGAYTIQLNTIAPKTGRVWEAPAQTWDNTGDVGVGDTILVDGAKRDRTVWPGDLGVEIPSAYAAFDDTESARNALTTLYQHQKITGELPYSGPMMNKYGSDTYHMWTLAASWDYYQYTGHRKWVDGIWDQYKRGVDYIGAKTDDQGLLSITETADSVRSLPKGENLIANVLMWRVLTTGSQLAKVEGDTTLAQSYAHRAAALRTAIDSRLWDEKKGAYRFYPDSDVHAQDGNALAVWYGLADQSKARRISSYLMTNWNDRGSTSPENKGNLGVFAGSMEVNAHFAAGGTTADQAGVDLIRRQWGAMLDDPLGTRSTFWESSRPDGCICSTYVSLAHAWATGPTTALTFAVLGLQPTSAGGRAFDFVPHTADLSFAQGRITTMLGPVDASWRVNRKEGKYHAELTAPKGSEGRVAVPTFGKHISVFVDGKLAWNGTKAKAYDAHTDGEYVYLEALSGHHVIDSHQHDS; encoded by the coding sequence GTGGCGATCCACAGCACCGTGGGTTCGGTGACGGACAGCTCCGCCGTACTCTCGGGCAAGTCCACCCGATTGAGCGGCACCGGATCCGCCGTCACCTTCGACTTCGGCAAGGACGTCAGCGGTCTGGTTACGCTCCACTTCGCGGCTTCAGACGGCCCGCAACGCGTGGGTCTCGCGTTCAACGAGTCTTCGCAGTACGTGGGCACCACGAGCGACGCCTCCACCGGTGGTCCGCGAAGCCGGGACGGAGCGCTCTACGCCGACGTCGACGGGGCGACCACTTACACCATGCCGGCGAAGAACCTGCGCGGTGGGTTCCGGTACCTGACCGTCTTCATGGACTCCGCCGGCAGTGCCGATCTCGATGGCATCACCGCGCACTTCACGGCCGCACCGAAGATGCAGGACCCGCGCGCCTACGCGAACTACTTTTACTCCAGCGACGACCTGCTCAACAGGATCTGGTACGCCGGGGCTTACACGATCCAGCTCAACACCATCGCCCCGAAGACCGGACGGGTCTGGGAGGCTCCCGCCCAGACATGGGACAACACCGGCGACGTGGGCGTGGGCGACACCATCCTGGTGGACGGCGCGAAGCGGGACCGCACGGTCTGGCCGGGTGACCTCGGGGTCGAGATCCCCTCCGCCTACGCGGCCTTCGACGACACCGAATCGGCCCGCAACGCCCTCACGACGCTCTACCAGCACCAGAAGATCACGGGCGAACTGCCGTACTCCGGGCCCATGATGAACAAGTACGGGTCCGACACCTACCACATGTGGACCCTGGCGGCGTCCTGGGACTACTACCAGTACACCGGCCACCGGAAGTGGGTCGACGGCATCTGGGACCAGTACAAGCGGGGCGTCGACTACATCGGCGCGAAGACGGACGACCAGGGGTTGCTCTCGATCACCGAGACCGCCGACTCGGTGCGGAGCCTGCCGAAGGGCGAGAACCTGATCGCCAATGTCCTGATGTGGCGCGTGCTCACGACCGGCTCGCAGCTGGCGAAGGTCGAGGGCGACACCACGCTCGCCCAGTCCTATGCGCACCGGGCGGCGGCGCTGCGCACCGCGATCGACAGCCGTCTGTGGGACGAGAAGAAGGGGGCGTACCGGTTCTACCCCGACTCGGACGTTCACGCCCAGGACGGCAACGCGCTCGCGGTGTGGTATGGCCTGGCCGACCAGAGCAAGGCACGCCGCATCAGCTCGTACCTCATGACCAACTGGAACGACCGCGGGTCAACCTCCCCGGAGAACAAGGGGAACCTGGGCGTCTTCGCCGGGTCCATGGAGGTCAACGCCCACTTTGCCGCGGGCGGAACGACCGCCGACCAGGCGGGAGTCGATCTGATCCGGCGGCAGTGGGGCGCCATGCTCGACGACCCGCTCGGCACCAGGAGCACGTTCTGGGAGTCGTCGCGTCCGGACGGCTGCATCTGCAGCACCTACGTCAGCCTCGCCCACGCCTGGGCGACCGGGCCGACCACGGCGCTCACGTTCGCCGTGCTGGGACTCCAGCCGACCAGCGCGGGCGGCCGCGCCTTCGACTTCGTCCCGCACACCGCCGACCTCAGCTTCGCCCAGGGGCGGATCACCACCATGCTGGGCCCGGTCGACGCCTCGTGGCGCGTCAACCGGAAGGAGGGGAAATACCACGCGGAGCTCACCGCCCCCAAGGGCAGTGAGGGGCGAGTCGCGGTGCCCACCTTCGGAAAGCACATCTCGGTCTTCGTCGACGGCAAGTTGGCCTGGAACGGCACAAAGGCCAAGGCCTACGACGCGCACACCGACGGTGAGTACGTCTACCTGGAAGCGCTCTCCGGACACCACGTGATCGACAGCCACCAGCACGACAGCTGA
- a CDS encoding galactosylceramidase — MGALLIACLAALLTPTASAGTGTVQSISVDSRGTGRVFDGIGAISGGGGTSRLLVDYPKRQRDQILDYLFKPGYGASLQILKVEIGSDTNSSNGAEPSHMRTPTDVNCERGYEWWLMDQAKKRNPQIQFYGLEWGAPGWFDGGFWSTDNINYLMQWLGCAKKHHLDVNYLGGWNEKGWDAAWYGKLKAALVKNGYPDVKVVAADNAGWKVATDMKNDPAFAKAVDVVGIHYPCSEIHCSSSPDALGLDKPLFASESGWNNYLTGAPRLAAEMNHEYVDSRITGFINWPAAYAWYPTVQMQGSGLLRANEPWSGHYELGPTLWTMAQTAQFTRPGWRYVDSASGYLDGGGTYVTLQSPGKPRAYTTVFETTAATAPQTVAVTPAGHLPRGALHRWSTTLGSTDPADWFVRGADVSPDARGSNTVTLQPGTVTTLTTMPGGEGRAARTAPASTTMPLPYRDTFDGYRDGATPRYLSDMEGAFQVAPCSAAPQAAPGSGGTGGCLQQAITTQPIRWSKVPSPLTLVGDSQWTDYTVSAKVMIHQSGTASLLGRVVNQLNSVGPDHSNVWEGYYLKLSDTGSWALEAVMPDKTKRTLDQGDLPTAGADTWHRLALDFSGERITATVDGTPVAEVTDTTYDHGQAGLGLDSYQSSQFDDVAVAPEPNR; from the coding sequence GTGGGCGCCCTACTCATCGCCTGCCTGGCAGCGCTCCTCACACCCACGGCCAGTGCCGGCACCGGCACGGTCCAGTCGATCAGCGTCGATAGCCGCGGCACAGGACGAGTCTTCGACGGAATCGGGGCTATCAGCGGGGGCGGCGGCACATCCCGGCTGCTCGTCGACTACCCGAAGCGGCAGCGCGACCAGATCCTCGACTACCTCTTCAAACCCGGATACGGAGCCTCGCTGCAGATTCTGAAGGTGGAGATCGGCTCCGACACCAACTCCAGCAACGGAGCCGAACCCAGCCACATGCGCACGCCGACCGACGTCAACTGCGAGCGCGGGTACGAGTGGTGGCTGATGGACCAGGCGAAGAAACGCAACCCGCAGATCCAGTTCTACGGACTCGAGTGGGGCGCTCCCGGGTGGTTCGACGGTGGATTCTGGTCGACGGACAACATCAACTACCTGATGCAGTGGCTGGGCTGCGCGAAAAAGCACCACCTGGACGTCAACTATCTCGGCGGCTGGAACGAGAAGGGCTGGGACGCCGCCTGGTACGGGAAGCTGAAGGCCGCGCTCGTGAAGAACGGCTACCCCGACGTCAAGGTGGTCGCCGCCGACAACGCGGGCTGGAAGGTGGCCACCGACATGAAGAACGACCCGGCCTTCGCCAAGGCCGTGGACGTCGTCGGCATCCACTACCCCTGCTCGGAGATCCACTGCTCGAGCTCACCGGACGCCCTCGGTCTGGACAAGCCGCTGTTCGCCAGCGAATCGGGCTGGAACAACTACCTCACCGGAGCGCCCCGGCTCGCCGCGGAGATGAACCACGAGTACGTCGATTCCCGCATCACGGGGTTCATCAACTGGCCGGCCGCGTACGCCTGGTACCCCACCGTCCAGATGCAGGGCAGCGGCCTGCTGCGCGCCAACGAACCATGGAGCGGCCACTATGAACTAGGCCCGACGCTGTGGACCATGGCCCAGACCGCGCAGTTCACGCGTCCCGGCTGGCGCTACGTCGACTCGGCCAGCGGCTACCTCGACGGCGGCGGCACCTACGTGACGTTGCAGTCGCCGGGCAAGCCGCGGGCCTACACGACGGTTTTCGAGACGACCGCTGCGACGGCCCCGCAGACTGTCGCGGTCACACCGGCCGGGCACCTTCCCCGCGGCGCGCTGCACCGGTGGTCGACCACACTGGGATCCACCGACCCGGCGGACTGGTTCGTCCGCGGCGCCGACGTGTCTCCGGACGCCCGGGGCAGTAACACCGTCACCCTGCAGCCCGGCACTGTCACGACGCTCACCACGATGCCCGGCGGGGAGGGCCGGGCCGCGAGGACGGCGCCTGCGTCGACGACGATGCCGCTGCCCTACCGCGACACCTTCGACGGATACCGCGACGGTGCCACCCCCCGATACCTGTCGGACATGGAGGGCGCGTTCCAGGTGGCGCCCTGCTCCGCCGCACCGCAGGCCGCACCCGGCAGCGGGGGCACCGGTGGTTGTCTGCAGCAGGCCATCACGACCCAGCCCATCAGGTGGTCGAAGGTCCCCAGCCCGCTCACCCTCGTCGGGGACAGCCAGTGGACCGACTACACCGTGTCCGCCAAGGTGATGATCCACCAGTCCGGCACGGCATCGCTGCTCGGCCGGGTGGTGAACCAGCTCAACTCGGTCGGGCCCGACCACTCCAACGTGTGGGAGGGCTACTACCTGAAGCTGTCGGACACCGGCTCCTGGGCCCTGGAGGCCGTCATGCCGGACAAGACCAAGCGGACCCTGGACCAGGGCGACCTGCCGACCGCCGGAGCGGACACCTGGCACCGGCTCGCACTCGACTTCTCCGGGGAGCGGATCACCGCGACGGTCGACGGCACCCCGGTCGCCGAGGTCACCGACACCACGTACGACCACGGCCAGGCCGGTCTGGGGCTCGACTCCTATCAGTCCTCCCAGTTCGACGACGTGGCGGTCGCACCGGAGCCGAACCGGTAG